The following coding sequences are from one Dama dama isolate Ldn47 chromosome 8, ASM3311817v1, whole genome shotgun sequence window:
- the LOC133060456 gene encoding gamma-crystallin C, with translation MGKITFYEDRGFQGRCYECSSDCPNLQPYFSRCNSVRVDSGCWMLYERPNYQGHQYFLRRGDYPDYQQWMGLSDSVRSCCLIRDTSSHRLRLYEREDQKGLMVELSEDCPCIQDRFRLSEVRSLHVLEGCWVLYEMPNYRGRQYLLRPQEYRRYQDWGAVDAKAGSLRRVVDLY, from the exons ATGGGCAAG ATCACCTTCTACGAGGACCGGGGCTTCCAGGGTCGCTGCTACGAGTGCAGCAGCGACTGCCCCAACCTGCAGCCCTACTTCAGCCGCTGCAACTCCGTCCGCGTGGACAGCGGCTGCTGGATGCTGTATGAGCGCCCCAACTACCAGGGCCACCAGTACTTCCTGCGGCGCGGAGACTACCCCGACTACCAGCAGTGGATGGGCCTCAGCGACTCGGTCCGCTCCTGCTGTCTCATCCGCGAC ACAAGCTCCCATAGGCTGCGGCTGTATGAGAGAGAGGACCAGAAAGGCCTCATGGTGGAGCTGAGCGAGGACTGCCCCTGCATCCAGGACCGCTTCCGCCTGAGCGAGGTCCGCTCGCTGCACGTGCTGGAGGGCTGCTGGGTCCTCTACGAGATGCCCAACTACCGGGGGCGGCAGTACCTGCTGCGGCCCCAAGAGTACAGGCGCTACCAAGACTGGGGGGCCGTGGATGCCAAGGCGGGCTCTCTGCGGAGGGTGGTGGATTTATACTAA